A genomic window from Levilactobacillus yonginensis includes:
- a CDS encoding DUF5776 domain-containing protein, with product MNRTTKRLTVSGLTLLLLGGLVSPVTANAETTNSGLPVTQGTTIRTGQTYSVGSMEMPYTLMGSKTGNVKVYWFPKLPTTLNADQLENQTYLHELAALYPDTPGLEDVLNSYRQALQDINLLSGESLIDFEFRQAEESGDIPDGMSKESYLESMGNAAYVTAWLLSESGKYTTKQITREELQQSYEDNLRPRLAKLPGGDEQIVTFDRIFALDSSQDSAFDAMFKAFYQGGRTNAYLNDVPEADVLKIDPAATERQTLARAKQPMTDFLKKQADGTYQLDGGFFTNFATYSSWFEEVVTPPTTEKPTPAKSQPVTVHYVDTDGKSIAADKILTGELGAEYKSEAQTISGYKLTKAPANATGKFTSSAQSVTYTYDAVIQTGSAGATAVPKGTVIYATKKIGLYKQATFTNKARKQWYHQKSRTNRPMFVVTGYAKSKNGVKRYRVKDVNHHSKTAGKTGYVTANATYTVPVYYASKHQTVTVINPKGINAYSKKTLTGKRAHYKQGQVLKVKRIVSHNLTNRFVLSNGRYITANKQLVQSGKQQRAKSVRVRRGINRYQTANFTKKNGHYRRGTVLKVKGWMYSNANNFSKGDTLRYQVSGGYVTANGTYVRSIR from the coding sequence ATGAACCGCACAACCAAACGACTAACAGTTTCAGGATTAACGTTGTTGTTATTAGGGGGGCTCGTTAGCCCAGTGACTGCCAATGCCGAGACGACTAACTCGGGCTTGCCAGTTACACAGGGAACGACGATCCGCACAGGGCAGACGTATTCGGTGGGATCAATGGAGATGCCGTACACGTTGATGGGGAGTAAGACGGGGAACGTCAAAGTTTATTGGTTCCCCAAGCTACCAACGACCTTGAATGCTGACCAGCTTGAAAATCAAACGTATTTACACGAGTTGGCCGCTCTGTATCCAGATACACCTGGCCTTGAAGATGTTCTTAATAGCTATCGACAAGCTCTTCAAGATATCAACCTACTGTCAGGGGAATCGTTGATCGATTTTGAGTTTAGACAGGCGGAGGAATCTGGTGATATTCCCGATGGTATGAGCAAGGAAAGCTATCTTGAATCGATGGGAAACGCTGCCTATGTAACTGCATGGTTGCTCAGTGAATCTGGCAAATACACGACAAAACAAATTACGCGGGAGGAGCTACAACAAAGTTATGAGGACAATCTTAGACCACGTTTAGCCAAGCTGCCGGGTGGTGACGAACAAATTGTCACCTTTGACAGAATATTCGCTTTGGATAGCTCGCAGGATTCGGCATTTGATGCGATGTTTAAGGCCTTTTACCAAGGTGGCCGGACCAATGCTTACTTGAACGATGTACCTGAAGCAGACGTGTTAAAAATCGATCCAGCCGCCACCGAACGGCAAACGCTTGCTCGGGCAAAGCAACCAATGACGGATTTCTTAAAGAAGCAAGCGGATGGAACGTATCAACTTGATGGGGGATTCTTCACAAACTTTGCTACGTACAGTTCCTGGTTTGAAGAGGTAGTCACGCCACCGACAACTGAGAAACCAACACCAGCTAAGAGTCAGCCCGTTACCGTCCATTACGTTGACACTGATGGTAAGTCAATTGCGGCTGATAAGATTTTGACGGGTGAGCTCGGAGCTGAATACAAGTCTGAGGCGCAAACAATTTCGGGCTATAAGCTGACCAAGGCACCAGCAAATGCGACTGGTAAATTTACCAGTTCAGCTCAGTCAGTGACTTATACTTATGATGCTGTGATTCAGACGGGCTCGGCGGGGGCCACTGCTGTGCCAAAGGGGACCGTTATTTACGCTACTAAGAAGATTGGTCTCTACAAACAAGCCACTTTTACCAATAAAGCGCGCAAGCAGTGGTATCACCAAAAGTCGCGGACAAATCGGCCGATGTTTGTGGTGACGGGTTACGCGAAGTCTAAAAACGGGGTTAAGCGATACCGGGTGAAGGATGTCAACCATCACAGCAAGACTGCTGGAAAGACCGGTTACGTGACGGCTAACGCGACCTACACGGTGCCCGTCTACTACGCAAGCAAGCACCAGACAGTTACGGTGATCAATCCCAAGGGTATCAACGCTTACAGTAAGAAGACGTTAACAGGTAAGCGGGCCCACTACAAGCAAGGTCAGGTGCTGAAGGTCAAGCGGATTGTTTCCCATAACCTGACAAACCGATTTGTCCTCAGCAATGGCCGCTACATTACTGCGAACAAGCAATTGGTTCAGTCAGGGAAGCAACAGCGAGCAAAGAGCGTTCGTGTTCGGCGGGGAATCAACCGGTATCAAACGGCTAATTTCACTAAGAAAAATGGGCACTACCGACGTGGCACGGTTCTGAAGGTTAAGGGTTGGATGTATTCCAATGCCAATAACTTTAGCAAGGGCGATACGCTTCGTTACCAGGTTAGCGGCGGTTACGTGACGGCGAATGGCACCTACGTTCGCAGCATTCGGTGA
- a CDS encoding DUF5776 domain-containing protein — MNRILKQVTVSGLTLLLLGGIVTPSVASADTTSSAPTTTSTKDATSADLKVSGFEMPYVSLRASNGKETRVYRYPKLPATLSVQKLQQADYREWVIAQYPNDKDLAGIANSGGQIEDAAAERFAGKQNSSQSIIDYMSEISGTKVHAELVAANSAMMAWIIGAGTKFEDGKLTQSDVQKSFKAEVTPLVEASLKIDSNDRLKAQFENYQDLVNVKSADDFATKMTQATDIAVESLFGPQVSRDRLAKINADGTYKAMLAAYNAPMSTAFLKQADGTYVLGQSVTQIGGAGIAIFVEGVDQETTTPTDPTPAKSQPVTVHFVDVDGHQIAADKTLTGKLGDSYHAEAQDVSGYKLSKMPANATGKFTGSAQSVTYTYDAVVQSGSAGATIAPKGTVIYATKKIGLYKQATFTKQARQQWYQRKSRMNRPMFVVTGYAKSKNGVKRYKVRDVNHHSKTVGKTGYVTANAKYTVPVYYATKHNQITVINPKGINAYSKKTLTGKQTHYRQGQVLKVKKIVSHNLTTRFVLSNGRYITANKQLVQAGKRTMPKRVTVKRGINRYQTANLTKRNHHYSAGTVLKVKGWTDSNANNFSKGDSLRYQVSGGYITANQRFVRSTK, encoded by the coding sequence ATGAATCGAATTTTGAAACAAGTGACAGTTTCTGGGTTAACGTTACTATTACTAGGTGGTATCGTGACTCCCAGTGTTGCCAGTGCCGATACGACTAGCTCGGCGCCTACAACCACCAGCACGAAGGATGCTACCAGCGCGGATCTTAAAGTGAGTGGCTTTGAAATGCCTTACGTCAGTCTGCGAGCTAGTAATGGCAAAGAAACACGAGTTTATCGGTATCCCAAGTTACCAGCTACTTTATCGGTGCAGAAGCTGCAGCAGGCTGATTATCGTGAGTGGGTTATCGCACAATACCCGAATGACAAAGACCTTGCTGGAATTGCTAACAGTGGTGGCCAGATTGAAGATGCCGCTGCTGAAAGATTCGCGGGAAAACAGAATTCAAGCCAAAGTATCATCGACTATATGTCAGAAATTAGTGGTACTAAGGTTCATGCAGAATTAGTGGCTGCGAACAGTGCAATGATGGCTTGGATTATTGGTGCAGGAACTAAGTTTGAGGATGGAAAACTTACCCAGTCCGATGTTCAGAAAAGCTTTAAAGCAGAAGTGACACCTTTGGTTGAAGCCAGCCTAAAAATTGATTCGAATGATCGCTTAAAAGCACAGTTTGAAAATTATCAGGATCTGGTTAATGTGAAGAGTGCCGATGATTTTGCCACAAAAATGACGCAGGCGACTGACATAGCAGTCGAAAGCTTGTTTGGGCCTCAGGTTTCTCGTGACCGCCTTGCAAAAATTAATGCCGATGGGACTTACAAGGCTATGCTGGCGGCGTATAATGCACCGATGAGTACGGCTTTTTTGAAACAGGCAGATGGGACATACGTCTTAGGTCAGTCTGTTACACAAATTGGTGGAGCGGGTATTGCAATTTTTGTTGAAGGGGTAGATCAGGAAACTACGACACCGACCGACCCAACGCCAGCCAAGAGTCAACCCGTTACCGTCCATTTCGTTGATGTTGATGGTCATCAGATTGCGGCAGACAAGACCTTAACTGGAAAGCTTGGCGATTCTTATCATGCCGAAGCCCAGGATGTTTCCGGGTATAAGTTAAGTAAGATGCCAGCGAACGCAACTGGCAAGTTTACCGGTTCCGCTCAGTCAGTGACGTACACTTATGATGCCGTTGTTCAGAGCGGTTCTGCGGGAGCAACGATTGCCCCTAAGGGAACGGTAATCTACGCGACGAAGAAAATCGGTTTGTACAAGCAAGCAACGTTTACTAAGCAGGCCCGCCAGCAATGGTACCAGCGGAAATCACGGATGAACCGACCAATGTTTGTTGTGACGGGTTACGCCAAGTCTAAGAACGGCGTTAAGCGTTACAAGGTCAGAGACGTTAACCACCACAGTAAGACGGTCGGCAAGACGGGTTATGTCACGGCTAACGCCAAGTACACGGTACCGGTCTACTACGCAACTAAGCACAATCAGATCACGGTCATTAATCCTAAGGGCATCAATGCTTATAGTAAGAAGACGTTGACCGGTAAGCAGACACACTACCGGCAAGGACAGGTTTTGAAGGTCAAGAAGATTGTGTCGCATAACCTGACGACCCGCTTTGTCCTGAGCAATGGGCGTTACATTACGGCTAACAAACAGCTGGTTCAGGCTGGTAAGCGGACGATGCCTAAGCGAGTTACGGTCAAGCGCGGCATCAACCGCTATCAGACGGCGAACCTCACCAAGCGCAATCATCACTATAGTGCTGGAACGGTCCTGAAGGTTAAGGGCTGGACGGATTCCAACGCCAATAACTTCAGCAAGGGCGATAGTCTACGCTACCAAGTTAGTGGGGGATATATTACGGCCAATCAGCGCTTTGTTCGGTCAACTAAATAA
- a CDS encoding leucine-rich repeat protein — MQEKRHFKMYKDGKHWVFAAITVATIGLGTLAGQDALAHADTTSAGATSGQTTAESSENDSQQQTLKTTIASESATSDQDQSDSKVTGETSTDNGTQVSSDTHDQSKTEASGEQANSVGTGANGESVTGDNQLTDGTGSGNGVTNGSDAETSDNAALDQSSTGHTGTSANDGITGVDTGNGAGTDDKRTGDGAQINDVPGEAALTKVMAVKAAIMPTDYTDNNFQFTINDDGTATLTSLVNVNDSATLVVPTTVSRTENNVTTNYAVTAIGSGAFAAGGGKMANVTKIVIGDGIKTIGDNAFAYNQDLQVVDLSENHSLETIGFQAFVDTGLTALTLPATVTSIGGNAFLGTKIASLTLPASLTSIGEGAFMYVPLTTLDLSAATNLQSIGKQAFFSSQLTGLTLPDSVTSIGDQAFEYNNNLTNVKLPANLTSIGASAFAKDEKLTTVDFSAATQLDTIGVGAFAGANLTTLTLPSAAVIGAGAFAGNQALTTVTFGNGVQSIGDSAFSGYTAPDGSYVVGNDTALTTVTLGSNVTSIGDSTFAGAAALASLTIPSDSHLTTIGNNGFYASGLTAVQLPANLTSIGDGAFESNLSLADVIFAGGEADADLTIGANAFAYDGHLITLNLPANLLVIGSGAFTADNLKDADGNTVGGLTTVTFAEGSRLTTVSNNAFIYDSVLNDITLPDTVTTIGNQAFLANSALTSFVLPASLQSIGANAFTYDDALTTVDTSKAANLTTIGNGAFEYSGVESSGQTDADGNPLFVLPDGVTSIGNYAFAGSHLENVVLNKGLTSIGEGAFTYNELSGSLDLPSTVTSVDAKAFYGNQLNGVTVPAGATVGTDAFSYNRITQLHTGVGDSSLAMNQYAAYFGNSSSVTIDTLFDTQVGRLTNKDLVVTSLTNGVTYNPALGTFNIPDQTANFRFDWSLTDDLGVTYAGAYQVVLNDPKIKVVDGQAWYKDNWTPESNFVSAELQDGTSLKYSDLTVTVKTAAGEPIDADLVTQAPGVYQVTYMYQGDTKNAQTITLTVSKRKGTYTLTGNQEVIYNGETPTLKASNYQITMSDGFVYTLKDGDLELVPTNDTNANNLLDSVGATAMSSVPNVGIYQVVLDPDAIARVQSEADAADLFDWTEKDSNATLSIVPANFTVTMNDDGATKVAGTADPVPTFTITDDSDATGTPLADFPLTVSYTRVAGEKVGTYAYTLSVPASANYNVTYVPASLTITPAEVTLTGKDGTITVGDATPTASVFGATATDENALAVSANQIAVDLQGADLTVPGTYPVKLSFGGQTITVNLTVKPASTGGNGNGNGGSGDNGSGTVDPTDPVDPTDPVDPIKPDDKDKEHVVSDQDVRYPSSAIKPTQKVQKSIDQYLQVHDGGSAAMITRGTSNANPATGTTGGIMTGGAGATVTVKAGGFATAQSQPTADNQATTTLPQTNEERTPWWSVLGLALGSLSLAGWRKRRHN, encoded by the coding sequence ATGCAAGAGAAACGGCACTTTAAAATGTACAAGGATGGCAAGCACTGGGTCTTTGCAGCTATCACAGTGGCAACAATTGGCTTAGGGACACTTGCCGGGCAGGATGCCTTAGCTCATGCCGACACGACATCGGCTGGTGCAACTAGTGGTCAAACAACAGCTGAGTCTTCAGAAAATGATAGTCAACAACAAACATTAAAAACCACAATAGCGTCCGAGTCAGCAACTAGTGATCAGGATCAATCTGATTCTAAAGTTACCGGTGAGACTAGCACCGACAATGGGACTCAGGTTAGTTCAGATACCCATGATCAGTCGAAGACAGAGGCGTCTGGGGAACAGGCTAATAGTGTTGGTACTGGGGCTAACGGTGAGTCAGTAACTGGTGATAATCAGCTCACTGATGGGACAGGTTCCGGTAACGGTGTAACTAACGGTTCTGATGCTGAAACGTCGGATAATGCCGCTTTAGACCAGTCATCAACCGGACACACTGGAACGTCTGCTAATGATGGCATCACCGGAGTAGATACAGGAAATGGTGCGGGGACTGATGATAAGCGAACCGGAGACGGTGCACAGATCAATGATGTACCTGGCGAGGCGGCTTTGACGAAAGTAATGGCCGTCAAGGCGGCCATTATGCCGACCGACTATACGGACAACAATTTTCAATTCACCATCAATGATGATGGTACCGCCACACTGACCAGCCTTGTGAATGTCAATGATTCAGCCACATTGGTGGTTCCCACGACTGTTAGTCGTACTGAGAATAACGTGACGACCAACTATGCTGTAACGGCAATTGGTAGTGGAGCCTTTGCGGCTGGCGGTGGAAAAATGGCTAACGTCACCAAAATCGTGATTGGTGACGGCATTAAGACCATTGGTGACAACGCTTTTGCATACAATCAGGATCTTCAAGTGGTGGACTTAAGCGAAAATCATTCGTTGGAAACGATTGGCTTTCAAGCCTTTGTTGACACGGGGCTAACAGCACTTACATTGCCGGCCACTGTCACAAGTATTGGTGGCAATGCATTTCTAGGTACTAAAATTGCTAGTCTGACATTGCCTGCCAGCTTAACCAGTATTGGTGAAGGTGCATTCATGTACGTTCCGTTGACAACATTAGACTTAAGTGCCGCAACCAATCTTCAAAGCATTGGTAAACAGGCTTTCTTTAGCAGTCAACTGACTGGCTTGACGCTCCCCGACAGCGTGACAAGTATTGGGGATCAGGCGTTTGAGTATAACAACAACCTAACCAACGTTAAATTGCCTGCCAATCTCACCTCAATTGGGGCGAGTGCCTTCGCCAAGGACGAAAAATTAACGACCGTAGATTTCTCAGCGGCAACGCAATTGGATACGATTGGAGTTGGGGCATTCGCTGGTGCTAATTTGACGACCTTAACGTTGCCCAGTGCTGCGGTAATTGGTGCTGGGGCGTTCGCCGGGAATCAAGCCTTAACGACGGTGACCTTCGGAAATGGTGTCCAATCTATTGGTGACTCGGCCTTCTCCGGATACACTGCTCCCGACGGTTCCTACGTGGTGGGTAATGACACAGCCTTAACGACAGTTACACTGGGGAGTAACGTGACTTCCATTGGCGATAGTACTTTTGCTGGTGCGGCCGCTTTGGCTTCGCTGACCATTCCTAGTGATAGCCATTTGACGACAATCGGGAATAATGGATTTTATGCGTCCGGCTTAACGGCTGTTCAGCTTCCAGCTAATCTGACATCAATTGGTGATGGGGCTTTTGAGTCTAACCTCAGCTTGGCCGACGTAATCTTTGCGGGGGGCGAGGCTGACGCTGATTTGACGATCGGTGCAAATGCCTTTGCCTATGACGGCCATCTCATTACGTTGAATTTGCCAGCGAATCTGCTGGTTATCGGCAGTGGTGCCTTCACTGCCGATAACTTGAAGGATGCCGATGGGAACACGGTTGGTGGCCTGACGACTGTGACATTTGCTGAGGGCAGCCGGTTGACCACTGTGAGCAACAATGCCTTTATTTATGATTCCGTTCTAAACGACATTACATTGCCGGATACGGTCACAACGATTGGTAACCAAGCCTTCTTAGCTAATTCGGCATTGACAAGCTTTGTCTTGCCGGCCAGTCTTCAGAGCATTGGGGCCAATGCCTTCACCTACGATGATGCACTCACAACGGTTGATACCAGCAAAGCCGCGAATCTGACGACGATTGGCAACGGGGCGTTTGAATATTCTGGGGTCGAAAGCTCTGGTCAAACGGACGCAGATGGTAATCCGCTCTTTGTTCTGCCTGATGGTGTTACGTCCATTGGCAACTATGCCTTTGCCGGGAGCCACCTAGAGAACGTTGTGTTAAACAAGGGCTTAACATCAATTGGCGAGGGAGCCTTTACCTATAATGAATTGAGTGGCAGCTTGGACCTTCCAAGTACGGTCACCTCAGTTGACGCCAAGGCCTTCTATGGGAACCAACTCAACGGCGTAACGGTCCCCGCTGGCGCCACGGTTGGAACGGATGCTTTCAGCTACAACCGAATCACGCAATTGCACACGGGTGTGGGTGATAGTTCGCTGGCAATGAACCAGTACGCCGCTTATTTCGGCAATTCGAGTAGCGTGACGATCGACACCTTGTTCGACACCCAGGTGGGTCGTTTGACGAACAAGGACTTGGTGGTGACGTCATTGACTAACGGTGTCACGTATAATCCCGCTCTCGGGACATTTAATATTCCAGATCAAACGGCTAATTTCCGGTTCGACTGGTCCTTAACGGATGATCTGGGTGTGACTTACGCCGGGGCCTACCAAGTCGTTCTGAACGATCCGAAAATTAAAGTGGTGGATGGTCAGGCTTGGTACAAGGATAACTGGACACCGGAATCAAACTTTGTGAGCGCAGAATTGCAAGATGGTACTAGTTTGAAGTACAGTGATTTAACGGTCACGGTCAAGACCGCTGCTGGTGAGCCTATTGATGCCGACCTAGTTACGCAAGCACCAGGTGTTTACCAGGTTACCTACATGTATCAGGGTGACACGAAGAATGCCCAGACGATTACATTGACGGTTTCCAAGCGTAAGGGAACGTATACCTTAACTGGGAATCAAGAGGTGATCTACAATGGTGAGACACCAACGTTGAAGGCTAGCAATTATCAAATTACCATGTCCGACGGATTTGTCTACACCTTGAAGGATGGCGACTTAGAGTTAGTGCCAACGAATGATACGAATGCCAATAATCTTCTGGATTCCGTAGGGGCAACGGCAATGAGTAGCGTCCCTAACGTTGGCATCTATCAAGTAGTGCTCGACCCAGACGCCATTGCGCGGGTTCAAAGTGAAGCAGATGCGGCCGACCTCTTTGATTGGACGGAGAAAGATTCAAATGCAACACTGAGTATTGTTCCAGCCAACTTTACGGTAACTATGAATGATGACGGAGCGACCAAGGTGGCCGGAACTGCTGACCCTGTGCCAACCTTTACGATCACCGACGACAGCGATGCGACCGGAACGCCATTGGCCGACTTCCCGTTGACCGTGTCATATACACGGGTGGCTGGTGAAAAGGTCGGGACGTATGCTTACACGTTGTCAGTTCCTGCCAGTGCTAATTACAACGTCACCTACGTGCCGGCTAGTCTGACAATTACGCCAGCTGAAGTGACCTTGACTGGGAAGGACGGCACGATCACAGTGGGCGATGCCACACCAACGGCCAGTGTCTTTGGGGCGACCGCTACTGATGAGAACGCGCTGGCCGTATCAGCTAATCAGATTGCGGTGGACTTGCAGGGAGCAGATTTGACCGTTCCTGGGACCTATCCCGTCAAGTTAAGCTTTGGGGGGCAAACGATTACCGTAAACCTGACCGTTAAGCCAGCTTCAACCGGTGGTAACGGGAATGGTAATGGGGGTTCCGGCGACAATGGTTCGGGGACAGTTGATCCCACTGATCCCGTAGATCCCACTGACCCAGTGGACCCAATTAAGCCGGACGACAAGGATAAAGAACACGTCGTTAGTGATCAGGACGTGCGGTACCCTAGTTCAGCGATTAAGCCAACCCAAAAAGTACAAAAGTCGATTGACCAGTACTTGCAGGTTCACGATGGTGGCTCAGCAGCTATGATTACGCGAGGTACCAGTAACGCCAATCCTGCTACTGGTACCACCGGTGGTATCATGACCGGCGGCGCAGGTGCTACCGTTACTGTTAAAGCGGGTGGGTTCGCAACGGCTCAGTCCCAACCAACTGCTGACAATCAGGCGACGACAACCTTACCGCAGACGAATGAAGAACGGACGCCTTGGTGGTCCGTTCTCGGATTAGCGTTGGGGAGCTTGAGCCTTGCTGGTTGGCGGAAACGTCGGCACAACTAA
- the ccpA gene encoding catabolite control protein A: MEKQTVTIYDVAREAAVSMATVSRVVNGNPNVKPATRKKVLEVIDRLDYRPNAVARGLASKKTTTVGVIIPDVTNAYFSSLARGIDDIAMMYKYNIILTNSDENGGKEVQVLNTLMAKQVDGIIFMGNQVTDELREEFRRSKAPVVLAGSVDEEKVQPSVNIDYVAAVAEAVKNLIDHGNQKVAFVSGSMDQAINHDYRLKGYKKALKDAGIAYDDKLVFETDYTYKAGQSLEPALSAAGATAAFVGDDELAAGVMNGLTDAGVKVPEEFEVITSNDTKLTELVRPKMSSITQPLYDIGAVAMRLLTKLMNSEAVEENTVILPYGLMKRSSTK; the protein is encoded by the coding sequence ATGGAAAAACAAACTGTAACAATTTATGATGTAGCGCGTGAAGCAGCGGTCTCAATGGCCACGGTTTCGCGAGTTGTCAATGGAAATCCCAACGTTAAGCCGGCGACGCGGAAGAAAGTTTTGGAAGTTATTGATCGGTTGGACTACCGACCAAACGCCGTTGCACGGGGGCTGGCTTCAAAGAAGACGACCACGGTTGGGGTAATCATTCCCGACGTGACAAACGCTTACTTCTCCTCACTCGCACGAGGAATTGATGACATCGCCATGATGTATAAATATAATATTATCTTGACTAACTCCGATGAAAACGGGGGTAAAGAGGTTCAAGTCTTGAACACCTTAATGGCCAAGCAGGTGGATGGTATCATCTTTATGGGGAACCAAGTGACCGATGAATTGCGGGAAGAATTCCGTCGTTCAAAGGCCCCAGTTGTGTTAGCTGGTTCCGTGGATGAGGAAAAGGTACAACCTAGCGTGAACATCGATTACGTTGCTGCGGTAGCTGAAGCTGTTAAAAACTTGATCGACCACGGGAATCAAAAAGTGGCCTTTGTTTCTGGTTCTATGGATCAGGCCATCAACCACGACTATCGGTTGAAGGGGTATAAGAAGGCGCTGAAGGATGCTGGTATTGCCTACGATGACAAGTTGGTCTTTGAGACTGATTACACGTATAAGGCGGGCCAATCTTTGGAACCAGCCTTATCCGCTGCTGGCGCTACGGCAGCGTTTGTCGGTGACGACGAATTAGCTGCGGGTGTGATGAACGGGTTAACCGACGCTGGGGTAAAAGTTCCAGAAGAATTTGAAGTCATCACAAGCAATGACACGAAGCTGACGGAATTAGTGCGGCCTAAGATGAGTTCCATTACGCAACCATTGTATGATATTGGTGCCGTAGCCATGCGTCTGTTAACGAAACTTATGAACAGTGAAGCGGTTGAAGAAAACACCGTTATTTTACCTTATGGGTTAATGAAGCGGAGTTCAACGAAGTAG
- a CDS encoding aminopeptidase P family protein, translating to MTKLEQIQQWTAEHHASFTYLSNPKTIQYLTGFGSDPIERVLALVIFPDQEPFIFAPALEVEVIKQTGWAFPVIGYLDHEDPWAMIADQIKARHVNPDHIALEKGQLQVARMEALAAQFTNPQFDLDITSFIDHTRLIKSADEIKKLEIAGKWDDFAFEHGFAAVKAGKTEQSAVAELQYALMKEGIMEMSFGSLVQAGAHAAEPHGATNDTKFENNELILFDLGTVYDGYISDASRTVALGTPTAKEKEIYAVCLEAQVTAQAAVKPGMTAADVDKIARDIITKAGYGEYFIHRTGHGMGMSDHEFPSIMAGNDLVLEPGMCFSIEPGIYIPGVAGVRIEDCIHVTADGSLPFTHTSKELTYVG from the coding sequence ATGACAAAACTCGAACAGATTCAGCAATGGACAGCAGAACACCACGCTAGCTTTACCTATCTCAGCAATCCCAAGACCATCCAGTACCTCACTGGATTTGGGAGTGACCCGATTGAACGGGTCCTGGCACTCGTCATCTTCCCGGATCAAGAACCATTTATCTTTGCACCAGCCCTAGAAGTTGAAGTCATTAAACAGACCGGTTGGGCCTTCCCCGTTATCGGTTACTTAGACCATGAAGATCCTTGGGCCATGATTGCGGACCAGATTAAGGCTCGCCACGTGAATCCCGACCACATCGCCCTCGAAAAGGGCCAACTGCAAGTTGCCCGGATGGAAGCCCTGGCCGCTCAATTCACGAACCCACAATTTGACCTCGATATCACCAGCTTCATTGACCACACGCGGTTAATCAAATCGGCCGATGAAATCAAGAAGTTGGAAATTGCCGGTAAATGGGACGACTTTGCTTTTGAACACGGTTTTGCAGCCGTTAAAGCTGGCAAGACGGAACAATCCGCCGTTGCTGAACTCCAATATGCTCTAATGAAGGAAGGCATCATGGAAATGTCCTTCGGGAGTTTGGTCCAAGCCGGTGCCCACGCCGCTGAACCCCACGGGGCAACCAACGATACGAAATTTGAGAACAACGAACTCATTTTGTTTGACTTGGGAACCGTCTACGATGGTTACATCTCCGATGCCTCCCGGACGGTAGCCCTAGGTACACCAACGGCCAAGGAAAAAGAAATCTACGCCGTTTGCTTGGAAGCCCAAGTCACCGCTCAAGCAGCGGTAAAACCCGGGATGACCGCCGCAGACGTTGACAAAATTGCCCGTGATATCATCACCAAAGCTGGTTACGGTGAATACTTCATTCATCGGACTGGTCACGGTATGGGAATGAGTGATCACGAATTCCCATCCATCATGGCTGGAAACGACTTGGTACTGGAACCCGGTATGTGCTTTTCAATTGAACCTGGTATCTACATTCCTGGTGTCGCCGGTGTCCGGATTGAAGATTGCATTCACGTAACAGCAGACGGTAGCTTGCCGTTCACCCACACATCTAAAGAATTAACTTACGTTGGCTAA